In Rutidosis leptorrhynchoides isolate AG116_Rl617_1_P2 chromosome 2, CSIRO_AGI_Rlap_v1, whole genome shotgun sequence, one genomic interval encodes:
- the LOC139892839 gene encoding vacuolar protein sorting-associated protein 60.2-like isoform X1, with product MKRVFGAKKDKEPPPSLNDASDRINKRGESVDEKIKRLDGELARYKEQIKRTRPGPAQEAVKARAMRVLKQKKMYEGQRDMLYNQTFNLDQVAFAQEGIKDAQQTMSALKSANKELKGMMKTVKIQEIDNLQDDMIDLMDVSNEIQESLGRNYSVPDDIDEEDLMGELDALEADMGLETEGEGVPSYLQPDNEPDYDDLNLPSAPTGHAVPSGRVNNQVDELGLPPVPRASLRG from the exons ATGAAGAGAGTGTTTGGTGCTAAGAAAGATAAAGAACCTCCTCCTTCTCTGAATGACGCTTCAGATCGG ATCAATAAAAGAGGTGAGTCAGTGGATGAGAAAATCAAGCGTCTTGATGGTGAACTCGCTCGATATAAAGAGCAGATCAAAAGAACGCGTCCTGGTCCTGCTCAAGAAGCTGTTAAAGCTCGCGCTATGAGAGTTCTCAAGCAGAAAAAAAT GTATGAAGGTCAGCGTGATATGCTATACAACCAAACATTTAATCTTGATCAAGTTGCATTTGCTCAAGAGGGTATCAAAGATGCTCAACAAACT ATGTCAGCTTTGAAATCAGCAAACAAAGAATTGAAAGGGATGATGAAGACTGTGAAGATCCAAGAAATCGAT AATTTGCAAGATGATATGATAGACTTGATGGACGTTAGCAATGAAATACAAGAGTCTCTTGGTAGAAACTACAGTGTCCCTGATGATATTGACGAAGAAGATCTCATGGGCG AACTTGATGCTTTGGAGGCAGACATGGGGCTGGAAACTGAAGGGGAAGGTGTACCTTCGTATCTTCAACCTGATAATGAACCCGATTATGATGACCTCAACTTGCCTTCGGCTCCCACTGGGCATGCGGTACCAAGTGGGAGAGTTAATAATCAG GTGGATGAACTTGGTTTACCACCGGTCCCCAGGGCATCCCTACGTGGTTAG
- the LOC139892839 gene encoding vacuolar protein sorting-associated protein 60.2-like isoform X2, producing MKRVFGAKKDKEPPPSLNDASDRINKRGESVDEKIKRLDGELARYKEQIKRTRPGPAQEAVKARAMRVLKQKKMYEGQRDMLYNQTFNLDQVAFAQEGIKDAQQTMSALKSANKELKGMMKTVKIQEIDNLMLWRQTWGWKLKGKVYLRIFNLIMNPIMMTSTCLRLPLGMRYQVGELIIRWMNLVYHRSPGHPYVVSKIVSL from the exons ATGAAGAGAGTGTTTGGTGCTAAGAAAGATAAAGAACCTCCTCCTTCTCTGAATGACGCTTCAGATCGG ATCAATAAAAGAGGTGAGTCAGTGGATGAGAAAATCAAGCGTCTTGATGGTGAACTCGCTCGATATAAAGAGCAGATCAAAAGAACGCGTCCTGGTCCTGCTCAAGAAGCTGTTAAAGCTCGCGCTATGAGAGTTCTCAAGCAGAAAAAAAT GTATGAAGGTCAGCGTGATATGCTATACAACCAAACATTTAATCTTGATCAAGTTGCATTTGCTCAAGAGGGTATCAAAGATGCTCAACAAACT ATGTCAGCTTTGAAATCAGCAAACAAAGAATTGAAAGGGATGATGAAGACTGTGAAGATCCAAGAAATCGAT AACTTGATGCTTTGGAGGCAGACATGGGGCTGGAAACTGAAGGGGAAGGTGTACCTTCGTATCTTCAACCTGATAATGAACCCGATTATGATGACCTCAACTTGCCTTCGGCTCCCACTGGGCATGCGGTACCAAGTGGGAGAGTTAATAATCAG GTGGATGAACTTGGTTTACCACCGGTCCCCAGGGCATCCCTACGTGGTTAGCAAGATTGTGAGCCTGTAA